In the genome of Desulfobulbaceae bacterium DB1, the window TTGGCCACTGCGTCAATGGTCGGCTCGCTGTGCTGCTTGGCTTCTTTCAGAAAGGCAAAATATTTGCGCTTGATTCTCTCATTGGCCGGGTTGTGTTTTGTCATGTTCTTTACTCCCTATCTCAAATCACAGTTTACGGAGGGCTTTGTAATATCAACTATGTGTTGCAGCTCTTCCGGGAACGTGATGTCCATATTGCCTCTGATTTGCCCGATTTTGGCCAAACTGACCCTCCGGTTCATGAGGGTGTCACAGACCGGACAAATGGCAATCAGGTTGCCGGTCTTTTCGTTGACTGGTGAATATTCCGCCATATCTTCCGCCGCTGGCCTCGGGACATGGCACCGGACACAGAAGAGTTCTCCCGGCTTGCATTTCTGCTTGTTTTTTGTCCGCCGGTCTTGCAGGTACTCCGCCAGGACACTGCCTTGAATGAGGGTGGGCCGCTTGCTGTCGATGGGTGCGAGTCCGTTCTTGACCCAGTTCCGCACCGTGTTTTTATGGATGCCGTACAAACCGGCCACCTCTTCCACTGTGTAGCTGCGGTGAGTTTTAACCAAGCGTGGATTTGGATGACGCTTTGCCATTGTTCAGACCGCCTCTCTTGTTTGCGGTAAGGTTGCAGTGCAGTGGTATCTATAGAATAGTGACAAATATGTTACTCCAAAGGGGTTGCAGTGCTTTTGTCTCATTTTCTCAAACATTACCGGTTGTTACCTTTTTGCTATTTGGTTTTGGGGTATCAATTCCGTTACTCGAAAGTATTGGGGATTCTCCGTCTGGAGTAGCAGAACTGACACTCGAAACAGCCTTTTTAGGTATCAATTTTGTTACCGAAGTTTTTTTCTTCTTGGCGTGAAAAGCTGTCCAGCCCCTTGCTTTCCGGGTGTCTTTTATGCGGGGTTTTCTGGCCGGACGAAATGCAGGGGTGCCGTAATCTTTCCAGCGGTCATCAATGAAATATTTGGTCATGTCCCCGGAACGGCCACCGGAACCTTGATGGGCGATGTCGAGAAATCCTTTCTCCATCAACTCGTCAATGGCGTTCCGGAACTCCCGGCGGCCTACCCCTTTACGCTCCGCCTCGGAATATGGATAGACGATTTCACCATTGTTTTTGATGAGCCAGTCATCCGACCTTTTACCCCGCTTCACCGGTTCCATCTGCCGCTTACGGAGAAAATCCAGATACACGATAAGCGACCACTTTTTCAGGGATCGGAACGCTGTAGAACGCAGCAGGTCTTTGTCAAACCAGATATTTTTCGTCATGGTCGGCCAGCAAAAGGGATTAGCTGTTGTTGCGGACTTCCAGCCTGTCAGCCAGCCATGCTTCAATCTCATTTTCCAGCCAGCCAACAGCACGCGCTCCCAGGTTGATCGGTCTCGGGAAAGTGCCTTCCTGGATACGGAGATAAATGGTTGACCGGGACAAGCCGGTGCGTTTCTCAACCTGCTTGCGCCGGAGGATGGAAAGTTTCTCTTGGTTTGTGTTCGCCATAGCAATACCTCATGAATTGAAAATGGATGTTGTTAGCCTATGGCGGTAGTTATAATGACTGGAGAAAAAGCGGTCATCGCGTGTTGCAACGGTCAGCGTTGCAATTGCAATGATGGGGGGGGAACTGCTGAGGGGGAGAGGCAGGAAGTAGAGGCGGGAAAGGCAGGGCGTTTTCAGTCTATGTCATCGTTGAGCGCCCTTTTTGCGGCAGCGAATATGTCAGCCGTATTTCTGACGCTGACCCCACGGAGATCATCGAACTTCTCGGCTATGAAGTCACGAAGCTGGGTCTCGCTTGAAAAATTTTCACCCTTAAAGGTGCCGGTGGTCACTTCGAGGAGTGCGCCAATAATATTGAGATAGGTTCTTTCAGTACGGGGGTTGATTTCATCCCCCAGGTGCTTGAGCCGCTCTTCATACTGTTTCACTTTGGCGGCAGCTTCATATTTCTCCATTTCCATCTTCTGGATGGATTCCTTGGCAGATTGCAATTGCCGGTTAAGGGCATCCCTATCGGCTTGCAAGACCCTGAAAGATTCGGCATTGATGGCAGTGTGTGTTTTACGTTCAATCTCATCGAAAAGAAATTCTGGTTTGTCAGAAGGGAACTCCTTGGCGATCCACTCTTTGAGGTCTTGGCGGGAGACCGTCCGCCGCTCAGGCGCGACATGATCCTCGGATTCCAGATTGCGCCCCTTGCCCTCTCTGCCGCAGGAAAGCTTGTTGTTGTCGATGGCGTCATGAATCGCCCGGCACCTTGGCTCAAGGCAAGAGATTTTTGGATGGGCATAGACGTTTCTGGTTGTTTCGGTCGCCTGGCTCAAAATATGGTTCAGCATTTCAGCGGGGACGCCGCACCATAAGGCGGCAGCCTGGGGGATATAATAGGCGGAATAATAGGCCCGGACTTCTTCGCAACTGTCTGATTCCCAAGGGTTAGCCATTGTGCATTTCTCCAATCATTGAACTTGCTCCGGTGCCAAATCAGTCAAATTCCTCCCTGATTGTTTTTTTGGCGGCAGCAAACTTTTCGGCAAGGGTTCTTTCCGTAAGGCCCTTGAAACCGGCATATCTCTCGCTTAAAAACTCCCTCAACTTTGTCTCGCTCGGGAAATTGACATCGCCATGATCTTTATGGACAAAGGTTTCCAGCATGGCCCCGATGATATTGAGATATGTTGTTTCGGCCCGACTATCCAAGGGAGTGTTTCTGTCAGAATCTGCCGGTGACAACCTCTCTTGCAGATCAATTAATGCCTGGGTGCGTACGACAAGCACACTGTCATCACTGGGCAGACCAGTAGCGTCAGCGGGATAATAACGATCAGCTTCATTTTTAAAGTCTACCTTCTTTTTTTCCCCTTGAGCAGTTTCATACTCTATGGGTTCGTCAAATCTTTCATGAAGTCGGCATACTTGCCCCCCTTCCCTTACAACAAAAGTAGCACCAATAATTGGAGGCGCTACCTCTGGACCACCAGTCAACATTTGATACTCATTTTCAATGCAATACCGCTGGCCACAAACCATGGGCAAATCCCATACACCCTCAATTGCTGTCACTTTGTCGTCAAGGTCAAGGAACTGATTTTCAAAGTGACCCATTTTGATAAAGCCCGCAATCAGCTCATCTTTCTTCTCCTCAGAAAAACCATCAAAAAGTGAAAGAAAGTGAGCAGGAAGATTTTCCTTGTCTTCAGATGAGATGAGCTTTCCACACTTGCCATAGGTAGGATTCACGAAGTTTACAGATAGCTTTAAGTGACCATCCAAAGCCAATCTTAATACGTCCGCCTCGGTGACGTCCTCGCAGAACACGCTGGACAAATGTCGTGCCGCTTCCGAAACAGTCAACCATTCTCTCAACTTGAAGAGTTTGCTTTTGATGGATCTTTGTTTGTTGCTCATGCCGGGTCACCTTTTAATTTTTCCAGGTAGTCGGCCCATGCCTGCATCATCTTCCTACGTTCCGGCAGGTGTTGAGCATGATTGTAGGCGGCTTTGATGCTGTTCCGTTCTGCATGGGCAAGCTGGCGTTCGATAACATCCGACGGCCAGCCCTGTTCATGCAGGACGGTTGACGCCATGGCCCTGAAACCGTGACCGGACATCTCTTCCTTGGTAAAACCCATGCGTCGCAAGGCGGCTAAAACGGTATTCTCACTCATGGGCCGGGCATTTGTTCTGACGCTTGGAAAGACATACCGGCCCTTGCCGGTAATCGGCAAAATCTCAGTCAAAACCTCTACTGCCTGGGAGGATAAAGGGACGATATGCGGGTCTTTCATCTTCATTTTTTCTGCCGGGATACGCCACTCGGCCGTATCAAGATCAATTTCTGCCCACTCAGCATGCCGAAGCTCTCCAGGGCGGACGAAAACCAATGGGGCCAATTTTAAAGCACATTTGGCCACCGGTGTTCCTTCATAGCTATCAATGGCCCGCAGCAATTCGCCGATTTTTTTTGGATCGGTTATGGTCGCCATCCGTGCATGCTTTGCCGGGGTTAATGCGCCTCGCAGGTCTGCGGAAGGATCACGCTCCGCCCTGCCCGTTGCTATGGCATACCGGAAAACTTGGCCGCAGTTCTGTTGCGCCCGATGCGATGTTTCCAAAATGCCCTGACTTTCAATTCTGCGAAGGACCGCAAGAAGCTCCGGCGGTGCAATTTCAGATATTGGGCGGGAGCCAAGCCAGGGAAAAATATACAGTTCAAACCTGCGAATTATTTTCATGGCATGACTATCCGCCCAGTTTGAGGAATATTTCCCATGCCATTCTCTGGCCACTGCTTCAAAGCTGTTTTCAGACTGTTCGATCTGTATGGATTTTTGAACCTTGCGGGTCTGCCCAGGATCAACGCCATTGGCAATCATCTTTCTGGCGTGATCACGCTTTTCTCTTGCCTCAACAAGTTTTACGTCTGGGTAAACACCAAGGGCAAGGGTCTTGCGCTTACCCGCATAACGGTAATCAAGGCGAAAATATTTCCCGGCCTTGTTGACCAGAAGATACATTCCCTTCTCATCAGTCAGCTTGTACTGCTTACTTTGGGGCTTGGCGTTGCGAATGGCGGTATCTGTGAGCGGCATGACGGTATCTCCATTCAACGGGTGGCGGTATCTCTTTTGCGTAG includes:
- a CDS encoding DNA-binding protein — encoded protein: MAKRHPNPRLVKTHRSYTVEEVAGLYGIHKNTVRNWVKNGLAPIDSKRPTLIQGSVLAEYLQDRRTKNKQKCKPGELFCVRCHVPRPAAEDMAEYSPVNEKTGNLIAICPVCDTLMNRRVSLAKIGQIRGNMDITFPEELQHIVDITKPSVNCDLR
- a CDS encoding AlpA family transcriptional regulator yields the protein MANTNQEKLSILRRKQVEKRTGLSRSTIYLRIQEGTFPRPINLGARAVGWLENEIEAWLADRLEVRNNS
- a CDS encoding integrase; amino-acid sequence: MPLTDTAIRNAKPQSKQYKLTDEKGMYLLVNKAGKYFRLDYRYAGKRKTLALGVYPDVKLVEAREKRDHARKMIANGVDPGQTRKVQKSIQIEQSENSFEAVAREWHGKYSSNWADSHAMKIIRRFELYIFPWLGSRPISEIAPPELLAVLRRIESQGILETSHRAQQNCGQVFRYAIATGRAERDPSADLRGALTPAKHARMATITDPKKIGELLRAIDSYEGTPVAKCALKLAPLVFVRPGELRHAEWAEIDLDTAEWRIPAEKMKMKDPHIVPLSSQAVEVLTEILPITGKGRYVFPSVRTNARPMSENTVLAALRRMGFTKEEMSGHGFRAMASTVLHEQGWPSDVIERQLAHAERNSIKAAYNHAQHLPERRKMMQAWADYLEKLKGDPA